tgctatcccacagccccagtcccttcccagaggctattatccccccactgctactataggcaccatctctccctactatacctgctatcccacagccccagtcccttcccagaggctattatccccccactgctactataggcaccatctctccctactatacctgctatcccacagccccagtcccttcccagaggctattatccccccactgctactataggcaccatctctccctactatacctgctatcccacagccccagtcccttcccagaggctattatcccactgctactataggcaccatctctccctactatacctgtagtTGACAAACAAATATGCATGAGAGATGAAGGGATGGGGATTGTGGGAACTCTAGAAGTCCCAGTTCCCTACTGCacatgttgctgggagttgtaactaAGAAAGTGCCTTCTTGGTTCCTTTACCTGTAACCAGGACTTATGATGATAAGATAAGATGGATAATGAATGTGCTTATACTGGAGTAGAAGAGAATAAGTAAGTGTAGGAGACTGGGCAGTTACCCCTAAGTCAAGCAAAGCAGAGCCGTCCATCATTTTCTTGGAATATTCCGACACCCTGGGTGTCAGGCTGAAACCTGTCATTCCTGCGGGAGTGCACTTTGGGCTGGGGCTGGAATTCCATAATGGGCTGTAATTGTGGAgcttatatctatatttatatctcATGGGTTGTGACCCGATGTTCTGTGCTCCTGGTAGGAACAGTATTTATATAATCTCCTTTCACCCAACCCCCCAAATCTGtgtgtttatttgtttgtttaaatcCTATAGCGGGGGTCTGAGTGCACGGAACCCTAGACTCACTTTCAGTCAATCTGTGGCATCACTGTATCTTGTATTCTTTTGTGACTTTCCCTATGGAATTCCCTATTGGTAGGATAGACAGTAGAGGTGCCAATACACGtttagatccgctcgcttagcgatgtcgccaagtgagcggatctgctcctgaatccccacctacgggtgggcgatatcgggaaaatgtagccactggggccaaatgatcgaattctaatggcggcaatggcacagtcagttcggggactgtatcaacgagccaatgcggtccccgatccgactaaatcttttaacctccCCGATTGATAtctagccaattttaggccagatatcggtcgggtatggccatcgtttctgcccctacacaggccgattagctgccgaatcggtctaaaggtgcccatacactataagatctgctcgcttggtgatgtcgccaagcgagcggatctttacccgatatcgcccacccgtaggtagcaagcggccaaacgatcggattacagttgcggccatggggcagtcggttcggggaccacatcaacgagccgatgcagttcccgatttctaacctggccgatcgatatctggccaatttcaggccagatatcggtcggccaggccgctcgtttctgcccctacacgggccgattagctgccgaatcggtccaagagacccatatcggcagcttctatcggcccgtgtatgggggccttaagggacccatatcggcagctacaattggcctgtgtatggccaatttttagtatgatgtagagagtgatactttgatacaatttgcaattggtcttcattttatattatttgcagtAAGGGAAGTGAGCAGGCTCAGTGTTGGTTGGAATATACATTTACTTGCCCGGGGAGGGTACCTAATGCTGCTAATAGAACAAACCCACCATAACGAAGCATTTTGCTCGTTCCCATTTCAGCACGCTGGAGGCCATCGTAGGAGATAGGAACGGGACCTACCGATGTCTCTTTAATGAAGAATTCAAGTATATCCTCCTTCCTGTGTCCTACGGCATCGTCTTCTGCTTGGGCTTTGTGCTCAACACCCTGGCCCTCTATGTCTTCCTGTTCCGGGTTCGGCCTTGGAAGGTCATCCACTTGTTTATGTTTAACTTGGCCTTGTCGGACCTGCTCTACGTCCTGTCCCTCCCGCTGCTGGTCTATTACTACTCCAAGGAGAACGACTGGCCTTTCAGCGAGCCCATGTGCAAGATCGTGCGGTTCCTGTTCTACACCAGCCTCTACTGCAGCATCTTCTTCCTCCTGTGCATCAGCATCTACAGGTTCCTGGCCGTTTGCTACCCAATCCAGTTCCTTCGCTGGGGTCACACACGTTGTGCAAGGGCGGCTTGTGTCTCCATATGGGTTGTGGTCACCGGTGCACAATCTCCCGTGTTGTATTTTGTCTCGACCAGCAACATGGAGGGCAACATCATCTGCCACGATACCTCCAGCATCAGCCTCTTTGACCAATTTGTCCTCTTCAGCACGGTGACCCTGGTTCTGCTCTACTGTGTCCCCTTCGTCGTGATCCTGCTGTGTTACAGCCTGATGGTCTTTACCCTCATGAAGCCAACGGCCAATGCCTCGCCCAACGTAGAGTCCAAAAGGAAGTCCATCAGAATGATCCTTCTTGTCCTCATCGTCTTTGTTGTGTGCTTCCTTCCGTTCCATGTTACCCGGACCCTGTATTACTATGAGAGAAAGACGGACCTGGACTGTGGGACGTTAAACACTGTGAATGTGCTCTACAAAGTCACCCGTCCCCTGGCCAGCGCCAAT
This sequence is a window from Xenopus tropicalis strain Nigerian chromosome 2, UCB_Xtro_10.0, whole genome shotgun sequence. Protein-coding genes within it:
- the LOC100489852 gene encoding P2Y purinoceptor 2, with amino-acid sequence MQPRNQFPRVSSALPTLSAGIKVVPEPLRLLLLELMSNCTLQVNDAALTAPACSTPSPCLQGPCPTPGLQNESTLEAIVGDRNGTYRCLFNEEFKYILLPVSYGIVFCLGFVLNTLALYVFLFRVRPWKVIHLFMFNLALSDLLYVLSLPLLVYYYSKENDWPFSEPMCKIVRFLFYTSLYCSIFFLLCISIYRFLAVCYPIQFLRWGHTRCARAACVSIWVVVTGAQSPVLYFVSTSNMEGNIICHDTSSISLFDQFVLFSTVTLVLLYCVPFVVILLCYSLMVFTLMKPTANASPNVESKRKSIRMILLVLIVFVVCFLPFHVTRTLYYYERKTDLDCGTLNTVNVLYKVTRPLASANSFMDPILYFGVWRFRINR